The genome window GCGCTCGGCGCAGGAGCCTACCCCGTCAGGTGACGGAATCGGAGAAGAAGCCCCGGCTCACATCCTCCGCGCCGCGGTCGTGGATGAGCCGCGCCACCGTGCGCAGGTCGTCGATGAAGGCCTCCAGCTTGCGGCGCCTGCCCTGGCCGGTCCACTTGAAGTGCGTCACCGTATTGGTGACGCTGGGGCATGGCTGATTCAGAAGGGAACCACGACGCGCAAGGGGCTCCCGACCCGGCGGGTAGCTTCGTCAACCGCCTGCGCAAGGGCACGAAGCGCTTCCGCAAGTGGGCGAAGACGCAGGGCCTGACGGCCTTCCGCGTCTACGACAGGGACATTCCCGAGTACCCCTACGCCGTGGACGTCTATGGCGACTGCGCCCACGTGGTGGAGTACCCGCGCCGCCGCGCCCTCAAGTCCGGCACCGCCGAGACGCAGCGCGAGGAGGTGCTGGCCGCCGTCTCGGAAGTCCTGGCCGTGCCGCCCGAGCGCCTCTTCGTGAAGACGCACACGCCCCAGCCGTGGGGCCGCTCGCAGTACGGCCGGGTAGGCCAGGACAGCGGGCGCGTGGTGGTGGAGGAGCAGGGCCTGAAGTTCTGGGTGAACCTGGGCGACTACCTCGACACCGGCCTCTTCATGGACCACCGCAACACCCGCGCGCGCGTGCGCGGCGAGGCGAAGGGGAAGCACTTCCTCAACCTCTTCGCCTACACGGGGGCCTTCACCGTCTACGCCGCCGCGGGAGGCGCCGCGAGCACCACGACGGTGGACCTGTCCAACACCTACCTCGACTGGGCCGAGGACAACCTGGAGCTGAACGGGCTGGCGGACGCGCGGCACGTGCTCATCCGCGCGGACGCCAAGGCGTGGGTGGAGGCGCAGGCAGAGGAAGGCGAAGCGCGGTACGACCTGGTGGTGTGCGACCCGCCGTCCTTCTCCACGTCGAAGAAGATGTCGGGCAGCTGGAACGTGCAGCGCGACCACCCGCGCCTGCTGGCCGCCATCCGGGCGCTGCTCACGCCCGGCGGCGTCCTCTACTTCTCCACCAACTTCCTGGGCTTCGAGCTCGACCCCGCCGCGACGCGGGGGATGGAGGTGGAGGAGCTCACCCCCGACTCCATCCCCGAGGACTTCCAGCGCAAGGAGATCCACCGCTGCTGGCGCATGGTGGCGCCCTGACGCGGGCGTCGTCTGGCCGCGCTACAGCCAGCAGACGTTGTCGAGGCAGCGCTCGCCGGCGGGGCACTCGCAGTTGGCCACGCACGCCCTGCCGCTGCCCTGGTTGACGGGCTTGCAGAGGCCCTGCGCGCAGACCTGGCCGGCGGGGCACTCGCAGTTGGCGCGGCACACCGGGGACGTGCTGCCCGCGTCCGGCCCCGGCGGAGGCGTGGGCGTCCGGCAGGCGCCGTTGCTGCAGACCTGGCCGGAGGGGCAGTCGCAGTTGGCGGTGCACGCCGGGCCCGAGCCCGCGTCCGGCGGCGGGGGCGGCGGCGTGGGGGCCTTGCAGTAGCCGTTGTTGCAGACCTGGCCGGAGGGGCAGTCACAGTTGGCCACGCACGACTGGCCCGGGTCCGGCTGCGTCGACTTGCACTGGCCGTTGTAGCAGACCTGCCCGGAGGGGCAGTCGCAGTTGGCGCGGCACTCGCCGCCGTTGGGAATCGGCAGGCAGTAGCCAATCTGGCAGGTGTACTCGGCCGGGCACTGGGTGGTGGACTCGCAGGCGGCGCGGCACTGGCCGTCCACGCAGTCCTTCCCGTTCTGGCACTGCGAGGCGGAGGTGCAGGCGTTCGGGTCCGGCGGGCGCTGGCGGCACACGCCCTGGACGCACGCCTCCGTGCTGGAGCACTGCGTGTCCCTGGAGCAGCCCTGGAGGCACTCGTTGTTGATGCAGTAGTTGCCGGAGCCGCAGTCCGCGTTCACCCGGCACACGCCCGGGCCGCCATCCGGCCGAGGCCCTGCATCCGGGCCGCCATCCGGGCGAGGCCCACCATCGGGCCGGGGCCCGCCATCCGGCCGGGGCCCGCCGTCCGGCCGCGTCCCGCCATCCGAGCCACCAGTCGGCACGCAGAAGTTGTCGTCGCACCGCGCGCCGGAGGCGCAGTCCGCGTCACGGGTGCAGGGGGTGATGCACCGGGTGTTGACGCAGACGTCGTCCTGCTCGCAGTCGTACGAGGTGGAACAGTGCCGGGCGCTCGGGTCGACGTCGCGACACATGCCGGCGCGGCAGGTCTGGTCGTCGTCACAGTCCGAGTCGGTGGAGCAGTAGCAGTCGGCGAAATCGTCGTCGAACCAGTCGTCGTTGTTGTCGTGGACGATGCAGCCCGGGAGAAGGGTGCCAAGCAACACGAATAGCGGCAGCAGCATGCCGCTTGCGGGGGTGTTCCTCATGAGTGGGGACTCCGAGAAAACTGGGGGACCGGTCCGGCCACCGGGTGGGTTGTCCGGTTTCAGCCGCGTTGGACGCCGGGGCGCTGCCGCCTGATCAAAAAATATATTTTGATCGGACCTCGTCGCTGCGGCGACCCAGGGGCACGGAGGTAGTGTGCTGGCCTGGACCTTTCACATGGACGGCGGGACGCTCTTGCAGGGGGCGGACTCGTTACGTGTCCCCGAGAGAGAGCCCCCGGTGTTCTTCCGTGGTGCGCGTTCATTGATGGAGGTCAGCGCGCACGGAGAGCGGCTGGGCCGGGGTGTGCCCGCGCCGCCCGCCTCGGACGAGCCGCAGCTCCACCTGCTGGTGCGCCGGGTCCAGGAGGGGGACCTCACCGCCTTCGAGCAGCTCTACCAGCTGACGCGGCTGGATGCCGCTCGCACCTTGCGGCACCTGGTGGGCAACCGCGTGGAGGTGGAGGACCTGCTCCAGGAGACCTACCTGAGGCTGCTGACGGCGGTGAAGGGGTACCGCGGCGAGTCGAAGTTCCGGACGTTCTTCTACCGGGTGTGCTCCAACGTGGCCCTGTCCCACCTGCGCTGGAAGCGGCGGCGGCCGGAGGACTCCTTCGCGGAGCCGCCGGAGATGGTGGCGCACGGAGAGGACCCGGAGCATGCCGCGGCGCGGCGCCAGGCAGCCCGGCTGGTGGAGCTGGCGCTGGAGAAGCTCAAGCCGAAGAAGCGCATCGTCTTCGTGTACTACGAGCTGTGTGGGATGAGCCCTGACGAGATTGCCGAGGCCGTGGGAAGCTCGGCCAACACCGTCCGCAGCCGCCTCCACCACGCGCGGCTGGAGTTCAACGAGGCCATGCAGCGTCTGCTCGCAACCCGCCGCCCGGGAGGTCCCCATGGCTCGCCATGAGGCCCAGGCCCTGTGGGCGCTGGCCGCGGAGGAGCTGGAGGCGGCGGACCGGGCGCGGGTGGAAGCGCACGTGGCCGGCTGCCCGGCCTGCGCGCGGGAGCTGGAGCAGGTGAAGCAGTCGCGCGCGGTGCTGCATGCGACGCGCGACGTGACGCCCGAGGTGCGCTGGGACGCGGTGGGCGCGGGGCTCCGGGCCGCCGCGGCGCAGCGGCTGGCGGCGCCGCCCCGGGCCCGAATCCCGTGGGTGATGGCGTTCGCGGGGGCCTGCGCGGCGATGCTCGGCCTGTGGATGCTGCGGCCGGTGCAGGTGGTGCCGACCGCGCCGACGGAGGTCGTGGCGACGCGGGTGGAGCCGGAGGGGGCGACGCCGGTGAGCGGGGCTCCCGAGGCGATGGTGACCGCGCGGGCGGAGAGCACGTCGGGCGCCATGCTGCGAGAGGCGGGCGGCGAGGAGCGGGCACTGCAGCCGGGCGTGCAGCTGCGCTCGGGAGTGGCGGTCCGGACGCCGAAGCGCTCCACGGCGCTCTTGCGGCTGCCGGACGCGAGCCGGGTGCGGCTGTCGGCGGGCTCGGAGGTGGAGCTCTCCCGCGCGGAGACGCGGGACGTGCACCTCAAGGTGAAGGAGGGCCGGCTGTCGGTCCAGGCCTCGCACGCGGAGCGGCGCGGGTTCCTGGTGGAGGCGGCGGGCCTGCGCGTGTCCGTGGTGGGCACCGTGTTCACGGTGGAGCGCACGCCGCACGGCGCGGCGGTGGCCGTGGCGGAAGGGCGCGTGCGCGTGGAGGTGGACGGCCAGCCCGCGCGGCTGGTGAGCGCGGGGGAGCGCGTGGAGCTGCACTCGGAGGAGCGGACGCTGAAGCAGCAGCCGGTGTCGGAGCCGGACCAGCGGGCCTTCGAGGAGCTGAACGCGCCAGTCCCACTGGAGACGGTGCCCATTGCCGCCATGGAGCCTGAGTCCCGGACGGGTGCGGTGCCGGCGGTGGCGCGTGCGCCCCAGGCGCCCTCCGCGGTGAAGCCGGCGGTGGCGACGCAGGCGGTCGCGAAGGACGGCCGCTCGCAGGTGGCGTCCGCGTCGCTGCGCACCGGAGGCAGGGAGCCGCCGCGAGTCGCGGAGCCTGCCCCCGAGGTGGCGGAAGCTCCGGCTCCCGTGCAGGCGTCGGTGGCCGTGGCCGCCGCGCAGTCCGCGCCGGCGACGGTGTCCCTGGAGGACCCGTCCCAGGAGTTCGCGCCCTACCCGGCCGCGTCGGTGACGGAGCACCTGCCGCCGAAGACGGCCCAGGCGCCCCTTCCTCCGCCCGCGGAGGTGGTGGCGGAGCGGCCGCAGCCGAAGAAGCAGAAGGAGGCGCTGATTCCGATGGCGCTGATGTCGAAGGACTCGGACGAGCGGTTCCTCGGGTACGCGCGGCTGCAGCTCAGCCCCCGGACGTGCGAGAGCTTCCTGGTGGGACTGGAGGAAATTGCCCGGAAGAGCCCGCGTGAGACGCATCGCGAGCAGGCGCGCTACCTGCGCGCCCGCTGCTTCGAGGAGAAGCTCCAGCCCGGCGCGGCGCAGGGGGAGTACCGACAGTACCTCAACGAGTTCCCCCGGGGCCGCTACGTGCGCGAGGCCAACACCGCGTTGCTGCCCTGAGTCGTGAAGGAGTGCCGCCACCGCCAGACGCGGCGGTGGCACGCCCCGGGCCTCGCCACCCGCGCGGAATGAACGTTCCTTCCAGGCCGCGCAGCACGAAGCCCCGCCACTTCGAAGCGTGGCGGTGGCATGCCCCGGCCTCGGGCTGCGCCACCCGCGGAATGAACGTTCCTTCCGGGTTTCGCGGCACGGAGCCCGCCACCGCGAAGCGTGGCGGTGGCACTCCCCCGCCCCCGGGCCTCGTCACCCTCGCGGAATGAACGTTCCTTCCGGGCGTCGCGGCCAGGAGGGGCGAGCCGCCTTCCGGCCTGCGTCCTGAATCAGCCGTCCGAGCCCGTGCGCGGCAGCTTCGCGGGCGGCTCCGTGGCATTGCCCCGCGCCACCAGCTCACGCACCACGGACTCCAGCGCGCGGATGCGCCGACCCGCGCGCCCGGGGGCCCACGCGGGCACCTCCGGTCCGCGCAGCAGCTCCATGGCCTGCTCCACCCCACCCGCCTTGCCCTTGAGAGCGCGCGCCGTGGCCATCCGCACGTTGCGCGCCGGCCGCTTCGAGACACCTCCCGCCCACAGCAGGTCCAGCGCGAAGGTCGTCCACACCGCCAGCTCGTCCCCCGGCCGGAGGAACGCCTCGAACCGTGCCAGTGCCTGGGCCCGGGGCTCGCCCGCGAGCAGCGTCTCCTCGGACAGCTCCACGTGCAGCGGGGTGCTGCGGGCCAGCGGCTGCTCCGGGGCGATGATGGCCTCGAAGCGCTCCCCCGTGGCCACGCGGCACGCCACCGCGTGCACCAGCTCCGTGGGGATTGCCTCCGTCCCCTCCGGGTGCGCGTTGGCCTCGCCATAGAAGACGACGAGGTTCTCGAAGCTGTCGGCCAGCGAGCGCAGCTCCAGCGGCGGACGCCACGGGCCGAAGTAGATGCGGCGGCGGTTGGGCGAGGTCCGCTGCGACTGCCGCTCCAGCTGCGTGTCCACCATGTACTCGAAGGCGCGCAGCATGGTGTCGAAGCGCTGCGGGTCGCCCTCGAGGATGCCCAGCATCTCCACCACTGCCTCGATGGTGGAGACGCAGTGGTCCGCGGGCTCGGAGCGGATGCGGTAGTTGCTCGGCCGGCGCGGCACGAAGCCGATGCGCGGCAGCCCGGCGAGCAGCGGGTTGCGCGAGACGACCTTCTTCGCCTGCGGCCAGGTGCCGTCCACGACGATGAGCGTCTCCGGCGGATTCAGACATGCCTCCTCCACGGAGATGGCGTCCTCACCGGGGAAGAGCACCGCCACTGACTCGGGCCGGGCGGCCAGCGCCTCCAGCCGGGCGTGGCCGGTGAAGTCCACGCCCTCGTACAGCTCGGAGTTGCTCAGCGCCAGGTGCGCCATGCGCGCGGTGCCGATGGCGACGCGCCGCTCACGCGGGTGCTGGAGGAAGACGACGCGGGTCTTGGTCTCCAGCCGGGGCGGCAGTTGGGCGCAGTAGCACGCACTCTCGGGACGGCGGCAGCGAAGGCACAGGTTACGCACAGTCCGCCTTTACGGCAGGGTTACAGCAGGGGCAAGCACTGCCGTCGGGAAGCCCCCGGGGCGACCGGGAGGCCGAGGGGCCGGGTGCCAGCAGGGCGCATGGCCCACTGACACCCGGCCTTATCCAGCCCGCCCGGCTCAGGGCGCCGGGGTCAGCGCGTAGCCGATGTCCACGTCGAGGATGGTCGGAGCGCAGAACTCGCTCGGGCTGCGCAGGTCCGCCCGCCAGCAGAGCTGGGAGCCCTGGTGCGAGGTGAGGTCCACCACCGCCTCGTTCTGGCCCGCCGTGAGCGGAACCTGGACCCAGGTCGGCGTGGGATTCACGGTGCAGACGTCCTGGAGGCACACCCGGCAGTCCGAGGCGACGAAGTAGGTGATGAGCGGCGACGCCGGGGTGCCGCAGGCCGACGGGACGTACTCCATCGCGAAATCCAGCGCGCGGAAGCGCACGCGGGACACGTGGCAGAGGTCCGCGACGTAGGGCGACTCCGCATTGAGGGACGAGGAGCGCACCGTGCCTCCGGAGGCCGTGGCCTGGAGGCGGAAGACGACGTCGTTGAAGTCCCGGTCACCACCGCCACTGACGTCCTCGAAGCCGAGAATCCACTGGCCGTGAGCCGTGCTCGGAGCGCCCAGCATCAGGTGCGGGGTGCCACCGCTGACGGGCACCGGAGCCGCCGTCGCCTCCTTCGGCAGTACGAGCTGCCCGTGGTCCGGCGAACCGAGCTGGCCCAGGGTCATCGGCTCCAGCCAGCCACACCTCCGCTGCGTGCTCCCGTTCAGGGTGCAGCTATAGGCCCCAGGCGCCGCCGGATTGCACCCCGGGTTGAACCCGCAGCCCATGTTGCGCTGGGGCACCTGCGTACCGATGACGTCCGGGTCCAGGTTCCACCGCGACTTCGAGAAGAACACCGAGGTGGACGTCTTCAGGTGCAGGGTGCATCGCCCATCCGCCGCCTTGCGGAGGCACGGGTACACCTCGCCGTACTCCGGGTCGTGCGGAATCGAGTTCTGAACGACGAGGAAGAAGACAATCTCCCGGTAGGCTTCGACCCACCCGAGGTCCACCGTGCGGTCCAGGTCGCTGATGCCCGGGTCCGGGTTGGTGGCCCGCAGCAGACCCGTGCCGTCGTAGGCGGACACGTCGTAGTCGGGGATGCCGTCCCACAGGTAGCTCGCGTCCGTCACGGGAGCCAGCCGGTTGAAGACGGTCATGTCGTCGTCATCGTCCGCCAGCAGGAAGCTCAGCCGCCCCACTCCCTTGAAGCCGTTGGCGGCGGCGGCGGGCTCCAGCAGGTTGGGGATGCGCGGGTAGAGCCCACCATCCGAGAAGCCAGTCCCGGGAGTGGTCGTCGAGAAGGCGCCCACCACGTCCACCGTGTGGAAGAGGTGGCTCCTCCCTGGCCGGGCATCCGCCAGGGACTGCGCCGGAGCGAAGGCGTTGTTGCAGATGCTGTTCAGGGCCAGCTCGGGCTGGCTGTACTGGAAGCCCCCGGAGACGAACGTCCGCTGCGAGCAGCGGCGGGCATTGCCGATGTACGGGCGAGCCTGGGGGCCGGAGGGCGGCGCCAGGTTGTAGAGGTCCTCGTGCAGGTCCGCGATGCCGTTGGCATTGGCATCCCGCAGGACGTCATCCGAGGAGTCCCACGGCGTATACCGCGTGTCGATGTACCCGAGCGAGACGAGGTCGTCGTAGTAGAGCCAGCCGAGCGAGTGGCTCGCCTCCGACTGCTCGCTCACGAACGACACGGAGAGCTGCCGCGCGGTCGGGAACATGATGCGCTCCATGCTCAGCGGGGTCAGGTTGTGGTTGAGGCGCAGCTTCGGCGGAGAGTCCGCGGTGAGCATCACGTTGTCGTCGAGACTGAGCTCCATCGGGTGGAAGTCGCGCTGGCGGTCCTCTCCCAGGTCCCGCTGCACGTCGATGGCGAACGACGCCGTGGCGGAGAGCCCGAGCGCGTTGGTGGCCGTGACGCTCACCGGGGCGCTGCCCGAGGCGAGACACAGCGGCGGACTCCACGAGACCTCACTCGTGTCCGCACCCTGCGTCGGGGTCCCCAGCCAGCCGGCGCTGGCGGACCAGGTGAAGGTGAGCGGACTGCCCTGCGGGTCGCTCGCGACAGCGCCGAACAGGGCGGAGCCCTCCGGGCGCACCTGCGAGGCGGACTGCGAGACGCTGACGAGCTCCGGCGGGAGCTGGGCCTCGCTCCGGGAAGCGGGGATGGACAGACATACGACGGTGGACAGCAACGACGGCAATCGATTCATACGTGGCAGCAATGCAATCTCCTCCCGGGGGACTCACGGGGCAGGGCGCGCATCCTGACCTCGCCCCCTGACGCCGCCAGCGTCGCCCCGCGAGTCACATTCCACTCGACGCCTGGGTCGAAGATGTCCCCACCCGCCCGGCAGCCGGAGTACAGAAGCGTCGTGAACCTGCTGCTGCTCCTCGACGAGGACTTCCTCCCTGACGGCACCGCCCGCCTCACCGGACGGCGGGCCCAGCACGCGCGCGAGGTGCTGCGCGCGGAGCCTGGCGAGTCCCTCCGCGTGGGCCGCCTCGGAGGCCTCACCGGCACCGGCGAGGTGCTGGAGAACACCCCCGGCGTGCTGCACCTGCGCGTCTGCCTCACCGAGCCCCCGCCCCCGCGCGCGGGCGTGGACCTGCTGCTCGCCATTCCCCGCCCCAAGGCGCTCAAGAAGGTGCTGCCCGCGGTGGCCTCGCTCGG of Pyxidicoccus xibeiensis contains these proteins:
- a CDS encoding class I SAM-dependent methyltransferase, whose protein sequence is MADSEGNHDAQGAPDPAGSFVNRLRKGTKRFRKWAKTQGLTAFRVYDRDIPEYPYAVDVYGDCAHVVEYPRRRALKSGTAETQREEVLAAVSEVLAVPPERLFVKTHTPQPWGRSQYGRVGQDSGRVVVEEQGLKFWVNLGDYLDTGLFMDHRNTRARVRGEAKGKHFLNLFAYTGAFTVYAAAGGAASTTTVDLSNTYLDWAEDNLELNGLADARHVLIRADAKAWVEAQAEEGEARYDLVVCDPPSFSTSKKMSGSWNVQRDHPRLLAAIRALLTPGGVLYFSTNFLGFELDPAATRGMEVEELTPDSIPEDFQRKEIHRCWRMVAP
- a CDS encoding EB domain-containing protein, giving the protein MRNTPASGMLLPLFVLLGTLLPGCIVHDNNDDWFDDDFADCYCSTDSDCDDDQTCRAGMCRDVDPSARHCSTSYDCEQDDVCVNTRCITPCTRDADCASGARCDDNFCVPTGGSDGGTRPDGGPRPDGGPRPDGGPRPDGGPDAGPRPDGGPGVCRVNADCGSGNYCINNECLQGCSRDTQCSSTEACVQGVCRQRPPDPNACTSASQCQNGKDCVDGQCRAACESTTQCPAEYTCQIGYCLPIPNGGECRANCDCPSGQVCYNGQCKSTQPDPGQSCVANCDCPSGQVCNNGYCKAPTPPPPPPDAGSGPACTANCDCPSGQVCSNGACRTPTPPPGPDAGSTSPVCRANCECPAGQVCAQGLCKPVNQGSGRACVANCECPAGERCLDNVCWL
- a CDS encoding RNA polymerase sigma factor encodes the protein MFFRGARSLMEVSAHGERLGRGVPAPPASDEPQLHLLVRRVQEGDLTAFEQLYQLTRLDAARTLRHLVGNRVEVEDLLQETYLRLLTAVKGYRGESKFRTFFYRVCSNVALSHLRWKRRRPEDSFAEPPEMVAHGEDPEHAAARRQAARLVELALEKLKPKKRIVFVYYELCGMSPDEIAEAVGSSANTVRSRLHHARLEFNEAMQRLLATRRPGGPHGSP
- a CDS encoding FecR domain-containing protein, with product MARHEAQALWALAAEELEAADRARVEAHVAGCPACARELEQVKQSRAVLHATRDVTPEVRWDAVGAGLRAAAAQRLAAPPRARIPWVMAFAGACAAMLGLWMLRPVQVVPTAPTEVVATRVEPEGATPVSGAPEAMVTARAESTSGAMLREAGGEERALQPGVQLRSGVAVRTPKRSTALLRLPDASRVRLSAGSEVELSRAETRDVHLKVKEGRLSVQASHAERRGFLVEAAGLRVSVVGTVFTVERTPHGAAVAVAEGRVRVEVDGQPARLVSAGERVELHSEERTLKQQPVSEPDQRAFEELNAPVPLETVPIAAMEPESRTGAVPAVARAPQAPSAVKPAVATQAVAKDGRSQVASASLRTGGREPPRVAEPAPEVAEAPAPVQASVAVAAAQSAPATVSLEDPSQEFAPYPAASVTEHLPPKTAQAPLPPPAEVVAERPQPKKQKEALIPMALMSKDSDERFLGYARLQLSPRTCESFLVGLEEIARKSPRETHREQARYLRARCFEEKLQPGAAQGEYRQYLNEFPRGRYVREANTALLP
- a CDS encoding tRNA-uridine aminocarboxypropyltransferase; translation: MRNLCLRCRRPESACYCAQLPPRLETKTRVVFLQHPRERRVAIGTARMAHLALSNSELYEGVDFTGHARLEALAARPESVAVLFPGEDAISVEEACLNPPETLIVVDGTWPQAKKVVSRNPLLAGLPRIGFVPRRPSNYRIRSEPADHCVSTIEAVVEMLGILEGDPQRFDTMLRAFEYMVDTQLERQSQRTSPNRRRIYFGPWRPPLELRSLADSFENLVVFYGEANAHPEGTEAIPTELVHAVACRVATGERFEAIIAPEQPLARSTPLHVELSEETLLAGEPRAQALARFEAFLRPGDELAVWTTFALDLLWAGGVSKRPARNVRMATARALKGKAGGVEQAMELLRGPEVPAWAPGRAGRRIRALESVVRELVARGNATEPPAKLPRTGSDG
- a CDS encoding DUF4114 domain-containing protein; this translates as MNRLPSLLSTVVCLSIPASRSEAQLPPELVSVSQSASQVRPEGSALFGAVASDPQGSPLTFTWSASAGWLGTPTQGADTSEVSWSPPLCLASGSAPVSVTATNALGLSATASFAIDVQRDLGEDRQRDFHPMELSLDDNVMLTADSPPKLRLNHNLTPLSMERIMFPTARQLSVSFVSEQSEASHSLGWLYYDDLVSLGYIDTRYTPWDSSDDVLRDANANGIADLHEDLYNLAPPSGPQARPYIGNARRCSQRTFVSGGFQYSQPELALNSICNNAFAPAQSLADARPGRSHLFHTVDVVGAFSTTTPGTGFSDGGLYPRIPNLLEPAAAANGFKGVGRLSFLLADDDDDMTVFNRLAPVTDASYLWDGIPDYDVSAYDGTGLLRATNPDPGISDLDRTVDLGWVEAYREIVFFLVVQNSIPHDPEYGEVYPCLRKAADGRCTLHLKTSTSVFFSKSRWNLDPDVIGTQVPQRNMGCGFNPGCNPAAPGAYSCTLNGSTQRRCGWLEPMTLGQLGSPDHGQLVLPKEATAAPVPVSGGTPHLMLGAPSTAHGQWILGFEDVSGGGDRDFNDVVFRLQATASGGTVRSSSLNAESPYVADLCHVSRVRFRALDFAMEYVPSACGTPASPLITYFVASDCRVCLQDVCTVNPTPTWVQVPLTAGQNEAVVDLTSHQGSQLCWRADLRSPSEFCAPTILDVDIGYALTPAP